From one Peromyscus maniculatus bairdii isolate BWxNUB_F1_BW_parent chromosome 17, HU_Pman_BW_mat_3.1, whole genome shotgun sequence genomic stretch:
- the Yjefn3 gene encoding yjeF N-terminal domain-containing protein 3 isoform X2 yields MSDMCVFHHQSARLWLRLPFQTMLVGWESGQEIMDLPLRLLVGQDGPEPSARSGQLLSLLPDSARSTSEAAALERELLDEYRFGRLQLVELCGHASAVAVTKAFPLPSLSRKQRTVLVVCGPEQNGAVGLACARHLRVFEYQPSIFCPVRSADALHRDLTTQCEKMDIPFLSFLPAEVSCTHSDPATAHLPSRPLTPPHSPQVRLIDDAYGLVVDAVLGPGVRPAEAGGPCARALATLKRLSIPLVSLDVPSGWDAEAGGDAQDAVQPDVLVSFAAPKSCAGRFSGRHHFVAGRFVPEDVRRKFGLRLPEYTGTDCVAAL; encoded by the exons ATGAGCGACATGTGTGTCTTTCACCACCAGAGTGCGCGCCTCTGGCTGAGGCTGCCATTTCAAACCATGCTTGTGGGATGGGAAAGTGGGCAAGAGATAATGGACCTGCCACTGAGGCTCCTCGTGGGTCAGGACGGGCCAGAGCCTTCAGCCAGGTCTGGGCAGCTCCTGAGCCTGTTGCCCGACTCTGCCCGCAGCACCTCGGAGGCGGCCGCCCTGGAGCGCGAGCTGCTGGACGAGTACCGCTTTGGGCGGCTGCAGCTGGTGGAACTATGCGGGCACGCCAGTGCCGTGGCTGTGACCAAG GCGTTCCCCTTGCCCTCGCTGTCGCGCAAGCAGAGGACGGTGCTGGTTGTCTGCGGTCCGGAACAGAACGGCGCTGTAGGGCTGGCATGCGCCCGGCACCTTCGGGTGTTC GAGTACCAGCCCAGCATCTTCTGCCCGGTGCGTTCAGCCGACGCGCTGCACCGCGACCTGACCACGCAGTGCGAGAAGATGGACAtccccttcctgtctttcctgCCGGCCGAGGTCAGCTGCACCCACTCTGACCCCGCCACGGCCCATCTGCCATCCAGGCCCCTGacacctccccactccccacaggTGCGGCTCATCGATGACGCCTACGGGCTGGTGGTGGACGCAGTGCTAGGCCCCGGAGTGCGGCCGGCGGAGGCGGGTGGGCCCTGCGCGCGCGCGCTGGCCACGCTGAAGCGGCTTTCCATCCCGCTCGTGAGCCTGGACGTCCCCTCAG GCTGGGACGCCGAGGCTGGCGGCGACGCGCAGGACGCGGTGCAGCCCGACGTGCTAGTGTCCTTCGCTGCGCCCAAGAGCTGCGCCGGCCGCTTCTCCGGGCGCCACCACTTTGTGGCCGGCAGGTTCGTGCCTGAGGACGTGCGCCGCAAGTTTGGCCTGCGCCTGCCAGAATATACCGGCACCGACTGCGTGGCCGCGCTGTAA
- the Yjefn3 gene encoding yjeF N-terminal domain-containing protein 3 isoform X4 — protein sequence MSDMCVFHHQSARLWLRLPFQTMLVGWESGQEIMDLPLRLLVGQDGPEPSARSGQLLSLLPDSARSTSEAAALERELLDEYRFGRLQLVELCGHASAVAVTKAFPLPSLSRKQRTVLVVCGPEQNGAVGLACARHLRVFEYQPSIFCPVRSADALHRDLTTQCEKMDIPFLSFLPAEVRLIDDAYGLVVDAVLGPGVRPAEAGGPCARALATLKRLSIPLVSLDVPSGWDAEAGGDAQDAVQPDVLVSFAAPKSCAGRFSGRHHFVAGRFVPEDVRRKFGLRLPEYTGTDCVAAL from the exons ATGAGCGACATGTGTGTCTTTCACCACCAGAGTGCGCGCCTCTGGCTGAGGCTGCCATTTCAAACCATGCTTGTGGGATGGGAAAGTGGGCAAGAGATAATGGACCTGCCACTGAGGCTCCTCGTGGGTCAGGACGGGCCAGAGCCTTCAGCCAGGTCTGGGCAGCTCCTGAGCCTGTTGCCCGACTCTGCCCGCAGCACCTCGGAGGCGGCCGCCCTGGAGCGCGAGCTGCTGGACGAGTACCGCTTTGGGCGGCTGCAGCTGGTGGAACTATGCGGGCACGCCAGTGCCGTGGCTGTGACCAAG GCGTTCCCCTTGCCCTCGCTGTCGCGCAAGCAGAGGACGGTGCTGGTTGTCTGCGGTCCGGAACAGAACGGCGCTGTAGGGCTGGCATGCGCCCGGCACCTTCGGGTGTTC GAGTACCAGCCCAGCATCTTCTGCCCGGTGCGTTCAGCCGACGCGCTGCACCGCGACCTGACCACGCAGTGCGAGAAGATGGACAtccccttcctgtctttcctgCCGGCCGAG gTGCGGCTCATCGATGACGCCTACGGGCTGGTGGTGGACGCAGTGCTAGGCCCCGGAGTGCGGCCGGCGGAGGCGGGTGGGCCCTGCGCGCGCGCGCTGGCCACGCTGAAGCGGCTTTCCATCCCGCTCGTGAGCCTGGACGTCCCCTCAG GCTGGGACGCCGAGGCTGGCGGCGACGCGCAGGACGCGGTGCAGCCCGACGTGCTAGTGTCCTTCGCTGCGCCCAAGAGCTGCGCCGGCCGCTTCTCCGGGCGCCACCACTTTGTGGCCGGCAGGTTCGTGCCTGAGGACGTGCGCCGCAAGTTTGGCCTGCGCCTGCCAGAATATACCGGCACCGACTGCGTGGCCGCGCTGTAA
- the Yjefn3 gene encoding yjeF N-terminal domain-containing protein 3 isoform X6 translates to MSSSACTDKGPGEAPEERRFLSTSEAAALERELLDEYRFGRLQLVELCGHASAVAVTKAFPLPSLSRKQRTVLVVCGPEQNGAVGLACARHLRVFEYQPSIFCPVRSADALHRDLTTQCEKMDIPFLSFLPAEVRLIDDAYGLVVDAVLGPGVRPAEAGGPCARALATLKRLSIPLVSLDVPSGWDAEAGGDAQDAVQPDVLVSFAAPKSCAGRFSGRHHFVAGRFVPEDVRRKFGLRLPEYTGTDCVAAL, encoded by the exons ATGAGCAGCAGTGCATGCACCGACAAGGGCCCGGGAGAGGCGCCCGAGGAGAGGCGCTTTCTCAG CACCTCGGAGGCGGCCGCCCTGGAGCGCGAGCTGCTGGACGAGTACCGCTTTGGGCGGCTGCAGCTGGTGGAACTATGCGGGCACGCCAGTGCCGTGGCTGTGACCAAG GCGTTCCCCTTGCCCTCGCTGTCGCGCAAGCAGAGGACGGTGCTGGTTGTCTGCGGTCCGGAACAGAACGGCGCTGTAGGGCTGGCATGCGCCCGGCACCTTCGGGTGTTC GAGTACCAGCCCAGCATCTTCTGCCCGGTGCGTTCAGCCGACGCGCTGCACCGCGACCTGACCACGCAGTGCGAGAAGATGGACAtccccttcctgtctttcctgCCGGCCGAG gTGCGGCTCATCGATGACGCCTACGGGCTGGTGGTGGACGCAGTGCTAGGCCCCGGAGTGCGGCCGGCGGAGGCGGGTGGGCCCTGCGCGCGCGCGCTGGCCACGCTGAAGCGGCTTTCCATCCCGCTCGTGAGCCTGGACGTCCCCTCAG GCTGGGACGCCGAGGCTGGCGGCGACGCGCAGGACGCGGTGCAGCCCGACGTGCTAGTGTCCTTCGCTGCGCCCAAGAGCTGCGCCGGCCGCTTCTCCGGGCGCCACCACTTTGTGGCCGGCAGGTTCGTGCCTGAGGACGTGCGCCGCAAGTTTGGCCTGCGCCTGCCAGAATATACCGGCACCGACTGCGTGGCCGCGCTGTAA
- the Yjefn3 gene encoding yjeF N-terminal domain-containing protein 3 isoform X3, with translation MSDMCVFHHQSARLWLRLPFQTMLVGWESGQEIMDLPLRLLVGQDGPEPSARSGQLLSLLPDSARSTSEAAALERELLDEYRFGRLQLVELCGHASAVAVTKAFPLPSLSRKQRTVLVVCGPEQNGAVGLACARHLRVFEYQPSIFCPVRSADALHRDLTTQCEKMDIPFLSFLPAEVRLIDDAYGLVVDAVLGPGVRPAEAGGPCARALATLKRLSIPLVSLDVPSGMPPRGSLVTLACFPYPPLPASVSPVCAGARAHTHTHTHTHTHAPSLGFPHPTLSTLISVSALILFHAHPKDGEVTSGCPK, from the exons ATGAGCGACATGTGTGTCTTTCACCACCAGAGTGCGCGCCTCTGGCTGAGGCTGCCATTTCAAACCATGCTTGTGGGATGGGAAAGTGGGCAAGAGATAATGGACCTGCCACTGAGGCTCCTCGTGGGTCAGGACGGGCCAGAGCCTTCAGCCAGGTCTGGGCAGCTCCTGAGCCTGTTGCCCGACTCTGCCCGCAGCACCTCGGAGGCGGCCGCCCTGGAGCGCGAGCTGCTGGACGAGTACCGCTTTGGGCGGCTGCAGCTGGTGGAACTATGCGGGCACGCCAGTGCCGTGGCTGTGACCAAG GCGTTCCCCTTGCCCTCGCTGTCGCGCAAGCAGAGGACGGTGCTGGTTGTCTGCGGTCCGGAACAGAACGGCGCTGTAGGGCTGGCATGCGCCCGGCACCTTCGGGTGTTC GAGTACCAGCCCAGCATCTTCTGCCCGGTGCGTTCAGCCGACGCGCTGCACCGCGACCTGACCACGCAGTGCGAGAAGATGGACAtccccttcctgtctttcctgCCGGCCGAG gTGCGGCTCATCGATGACGCCTACGGGCTGGTGGTGGACGCAGTGCTAGGCCCCGGAGTGCGGCCGGCGGAGGCGGGTGGGCCCTGCGCGCGCGCGCTGGCCACGCTGAAGCGGCTTTCCATCCCGCTCGTGAGCCTGGACGTCCCCTCAGGCATGCCACCCAGGGGCAGCCTGGTCACCCTGGCCTGTTTTCCCTATCCACCTCTTCCAGCCTCAGTGTCCCCCGTTTGcgcaggcgcgcgcgcgcacacacacacacacacacacacacacacacacgcccctagCCTAGGTTTTCCCCATCCAACTCTTTCAACCTTAATTTCCGTGTCTGCCCTCATCCTGTTTCACGCCCATCCTAAGGATGGGGAAGTTACAAGTGGCTGCCCCAAGTGA
- the Yjefn3 gene encoding yjeF N-terminal domain-containing protein 3 isoform X5, which translates to MSSSACTDKGPGEAPEERRFLSTSEAAALERELLDEYRFGRLQLVELCGHASAVAVTKAFPLPSLSRKQRTVLVVCGPEQNGAVGLACARHLRVFEYQPSIFCPVRSADALHRDLTTQCEKMDIPFLSFLPAEVSCTHSDPATAHLPSRPLTPPHSPQVRLIDDAYGLVVDAVLGPGVRPAEAGGPCARALATLKRLSIPLVSLDVPSGMPPRGSLVTLACFPYPPLPASVSPVCAGARAHTHTHTHTHTHAPSLGFPHPTLSTLISVSALILFHAHPKDGEVTSGCPK; encoded by the exons ATGAGCAGCAGTGCATGCACCGACAAGGGCCCGGGAGAGGCGCCCGAGGAGAGGCGCTTTCTCAG CACCTCGGAGGCGGCCGCCCTGGAGCGCGAGCTGCTGGACGAGTACCGCTTTGGGCGGCTGCAGCTGGTGGAACTATGCGGGCACGCCAGTGCCGTGGCTGTGACCAAG GCGTTCCCCTTGCCCTCGCTGTCGCGCAAGCAGAGGACGGTGCTGGTTGTCTGCGGTCCGGAACAGAACGGCGCTGTAGGGCTGGCATGCGCCCGGCACCTTCGGGTGTTC GAGTACCAGCCCAGCATCTTCTGCCCGGTGCGTTCAGCCGACGCGCTGCACCGCGACCTGACCACGCAGTGCGAGAAGATGGACAtccccttcctgtctttcctgCCGGCCGAGGTCAGCTGCACCCACTCTGACCCCGCCACGGCCCATCTGCCATCCAGGCCCCTGacacctccccactccccacaggTGCGGCTCATCGATGACGCCTACGGGCTGGTGGTGGACGCAGTGCTAGGCCCCGGAGTGCGGCCGGCGGAGGCGGGTGGGCCCTGCGCGCGCGCGCTGGCCACGCTGAAGCGGCTTTCCATCCCGCTCGTGAGCCTGGACGTCCCCTCAGGCATGCCACCCAGGGGCAGCCTGGTCACCCTGGCCTGTTTTCCCTATCCACCTCTTCCAGCCTCAGTGTCCCCCGTTTGcgcaggcgcgcgcgcgcacacacacacacacacacacacacacacacacgcccctagCCTAGGTTTTCCCCATCCAACTCTTTCAACCTTAATTTCCGTGTCTGCCCTCATCCTGTTTCACGCCCATCCTAAGGATGGGGAAGTTACAAGTGGCTGCCCCAAGTGA
- the Yjefn3 gene encoding yjeF N-terminal domain-containing protein 3 isoform X1 codes for MSDMCVFHHQSARLWLRLPFQTMLVGWESGQEIMDLPLRLLVGQDGPEPSARSGQLLSLLPDSARSTSEAAALERELLDEYRFGRLQLVELCGHASAVAVTKAFPLPSLSRKQRTVLVVCGPEQNGAVGLACARHLRVFEYQPSIFCPVRSADALHRDLTTQCEKMDIPFLSFLPAEVSCTHSDPATAHLPSRPLTPPHSPQVRLIDDAYGLVVDAVLGPGVRPAEAGGPCARALATLKRLSIPLVSLDVPSGMPPRGSLVTLACFPYPPLPASVSPVCAGARAHTHTHTHTHTHAPSLGFPHPTLSTLISVSALILFHAHPKDGEVTSGCPK; via the exons ATGAGCGACATGTGTGTCTTTCACCACCAGAGTGCGCGCCTCTGGCTGAGGCTGCCATTTCAAACCATGCTTGTGGGATGGGAAAGTGGGCAAGAGATAATGGACCTGCCACTGAGGCTCCTCGTGGGTCAGGACGGGCCAGAGCCTTCAGCCAGGTCTGGGCAGCTCCTGAGCCTGTTGCCCGACTCTGCCCGCAGCACCTCGGAGGCGGCCGCCCTGGAGCGCGAGCTGCTGGACGAGTACCGCTTTGGGCGGCTGCAGCTGGTGGAACTATGCGGGCACGCCAGTGCCGTGGCTGTGACCAAG GCGTTCCCCTTGCCCTCGCTGTCGCGCAAGCAGAGGACGGTGCTGGTTGTCTGCGGTCCGGAACAGAACGGCGCTGTAGGGCTGGCATGCGCCCGGCACCTTCGGGTGTTC GAGTACCAGCCCAGCATCTTCTGCCCGGTGCGTTCAGCCGACGCGCTGCACCGCGACCTGACCACGCAGTGCGAGAAGATGGACAtccccttcctgtctttcctgCCGGCCGAGGTCAGCTGCACCCACTCTGACCCCGCCACGGCCCATCTGCCATCCAGGCCCCTGacacctccccactccccacaggTGCGGCTCATCGATGACGCCTACGGGCTGGTGGTGGACGCAGTGCTAGGCCCCGGAGTGCGGCCGGCGGAGGCGGGTGGGCCCTGCGCGCGCGCGCTGGCCACGCTGAAGCGGCTTTCCATCCCGCTCGTGAGCCTGGACGTCCCCTCAGGCATGCCACCCAGGGGCAGCCTGGTCACCCTGGCCTGTTTTCCCTATCCACCTCTTCCAGCCTCAGTGTCCCCCGTTTGcgcaggcgcgcgcgcgcacacacacacacacacacacacacacacacacgcccctagCCTAGGTTTTCCCCATCCAACTCTTTCAACCTTAATTTCCGTGTCTGCCCTCATCCTGTTTCACGCCCATCCTAAGGATGGGGAAGTTACAAGTGGCTGCCCCAAGTGA
- the Ndufa13 gene encoding NADH dehydrogenase [ubiquinone] 1 alpha subcomplex subunit 13: MAASKVKQDMPPPGGYGPIDYKRNLPRRGLSGYSMFAVGIGALLFGYWRIMRWNRERRRLQIEDLEARIALMPLFQAEMDRRTLQILRENLEEEAVIMKDVPDWKVGESVFHTTRWVPPLLEELYALRTKEELDNARFGFSWYM, translated from the exons ATGGCGGCATCGAAGGTGAAGCAGGACATGCCCCCGCCAGGGGGCTACGGCCCCATCGACTACAAGCGGAACCTGCCTCGCCGGGGACTGTCGG GCTACAGCATGTTCGCGGTGGGCATCGGGGCCTTGCTCTTTGGCTACTGGAGAATAATGAGGTGGAACCGGGAGCGCAG GCGCCTACAGATCGAAGACTTGGAGGCCCGGATCGCCCTCATGCCGCTCTTCCAGGCAGAGATGGACAGGAG GACCCTGCAGATTCTTCGGGAGAACCTGGAGGAGGAGGCCGTCATCATGAAAGACGTGCCTGACTGGAAG GTGGGCGAGTCTGTGTTCCACACCACGCGCTGGGTGCCGCCCCTCCTCGAAGAGTTGTACGCGCTGCGCACCAAGGAGGAGCTGGACAACGCCAGGTTCGGCTTCTCCTGGTACATGTAG
- the Tssk6 gene encoding testis-specific serine/threonine-protein kinase 6 has product MSGDKLLSELGYKLGRTIGEGSYSKVKVATSKKYKGTVAIKVVDRRRAPPDFVNKFLPRELSILRGVRHPHIVHVFEFIEVCNGKLYIVMEAAATDLLQAVQRNGRIPGSQARELFSQIAGAVRYLHDHHLVHRDLKCENVLLSPDERRVKLTDFGFGRQAHGYPDLSTTYCGSAAYASPEVLLGIPYDPKKYDVWSLGVVLYVMVTGCMPFDDSDIAGLPRRQKRGVLYPDGLELSERCKSLIAELLQFSPSARPSAGQVARNGWLRAGDSG; this is encoded by the coding sequence ATGTCGGGCGACAAGCTCCTGAGTGAACTTGGCTATAAGCTGGGCCGCACGATAGGTGAGGGCAGCTACTCCAAGGTGAAGGTGGCCACCTCCAAGAAGTATAAAGGGACGGTGGCCATCAAGGTGGTGGACCGTCGGCGAGCGCCTCCGGACTTCGTCAACAAGTTTCTGCCTCGAGAGCTGTCCATCCTGCGGGGAGTACGGCACCCGCACATCGTGCACGTCTTCGAGTTCATCGAGGTGTGCAACGGGAAGCTGTACATCGTCATGGAGGCAGCAGCCACCGACCTGCTGCAGGCAGTGCAGCGCAACGGGCGCATCCCGGGGTCACAGGCGCGCGAACTCTTCTCGCAGATCGCGGGTGCCGTGCGCTACCTGCACGACCACCACCTGGTGCACCGCGACCTCAAGTGCGAAAACGTGCTGCTGAGCCCTGACGAGCGCCGCGTCAAGCTCACGGATTTCGGTTTTGGCCGTCAGGCGCACGGCTACCCAGACCTGAGCACCACCTACTGCGGCTCGGCCGCCTATGCGTCACCTGAGGTGCTCCTGGGCATCCCCTACGACCCCAAGAAATACGACGTATGGAGCCTGGGCGTTGTGCTCTACGTCATGGTCACCGGGTGCATGCCCTTCGATGACTCGGACATTGCTGGCCTGCCCCGGCGCCAGAAGCGCGGTGTGCTCTACCCCGACGGCCTCGAACTGTCGGAACGATGCAAGTCCTTGATCGCCGAGCTGCTACAGTTCAGCCCATCCGCCCGGCCCTCGGCGGGCCAGGTGGCGCGCAATGGCTGGCTGCGGGCCGGGGACTCCGGCTAG